One genomic region from Ornithinimicrobium flavum encodes:
- a CDS encoding LutC/YkgG family protein encodes MSAREEILSRLRTATRDVTTPAGSRGEIPRIATVGDSPGATLELFAENVADYRATVQRCSPADVGGVVAAALARAAAHTVLVPTGLDPAWVSSLRDSGIRVLADEGEDGGPLRADELDGIDAVVTAARVGIATTGTIVLDHEPDQGRRALTLVPDQHVCVVRADQVVHDVPDAVALLDPSRPLTWISGPSATSDIELDRVEGVHGPRTLDVVLVEP; translated from the coding sequence GTGAGCGCCCGTGAGGAGATCCTGAGCCGGCTGCGCACCGCCACCCGCGACGTGACGACCCCGGCGGGCAGCCGGGGCGAGATCCCGCGGATCGCGACGGTCGGCGACTCGCCCGGGGCGACCTTGGAGCTGTTCGCCGAGAACGTGGCGGACTACCGGGCCACGGTCCAGCGCTGCTCGCCGGCCGACGTCGGAGGCGTCGTGGCCGCTGCGCTCGCCCGGGCGGCCGCGCACACGGTGCTCGTGCCCACCGGCCTGGACCCGGCCTGGGTCTCGAGCCTGCGGGACAGCGGCATCCGGGTGCTGGCGGACGAGGGCGAGGACGGAGGCCCGCTGCGGGCCGACGAGCTGGACGGGATCGACGCCGTCGTCACCGCGGCGCGGGTGGGGATCGCGACCACCGGCACCATCGTCCTGGACCACGAGCCCGACCAGGGTCGGCGCGCCCTGACCCTCGTGCCCGACCAGCACGTCTGCGTCGTCCGCGCCGACCAGGTCGTCCACGACGTCCCGGACGCCGTGGCGCTGCTCGACCCCTCCCGACCCCTCACGTGGATCAGCGGGCCCAGCGCCACCAGCGACATCGAGCTGGACCGGGTCGAGGGTGTGCACGGACCCCGCACCCTCGACGTCGTCCTCGTCGAGCCCTGA
- a CDS encoding LutB/LldF family L-lactate oxidation iron-sulfur protein, producing MPSFQRAAKEALANTQQRRNLAHATATIRAKRAAVVGEVDRWEELRVAGADAKDEALHHLPHYLEQLETNLTARGATVHWARDADEANRIVLDIVRAKEAQEVVKVKSMATQEIELNERLEEAGIHAWETDLAELIVQLGHDRPSHILVPAIHRNRAEIREIFRREMGSVGRPAPEDLTDEPARLAEAARLHLREKFLRARVAVSGANFAIADTGTLVVVESEGNGRMCLTLPETLISVVGIEKVLPSFEDLGTMLQLLPRSSTGERMNPYTSMWTGVHDGDGPQEVHVVLLDNGRSHVLADELGRQALRCIRCSACLNVCPVYERAGGHAYGSVYPGPIGAILNPQLRGTGSEVDKSLPYASSLCGACFEACPVRIDIPTLLVHLRTQVVDEASGRSPEATSMRAAAWMFGDHRRLEAAQRAATLGGRLLGGRTLRSVPGLGAWTQARDVPTPPRETFRQWWARRRQDDPGGAPGPVRQQDGTSTTTPEEET from the coding sequence ATGCCGTCCTTCCAGCGGGCGGCCAAGGAGGCCCTGGCCAACACCCAGCAGCGGCGCAACCTGGCGCACGCCACCGCGACCATCCGCGCCAAGCGGGCCGCCGTCGTCGGCGAGGTCGACCGCTGGGAGGAGCTGCGGGTCGCCGGGGCCGACGCCAAGGACGAGGCGCTGCACCACCTGCCCCACTACCTGGAGCAGCTGGAGACGAACCTGACGGCCCGGGGTGCCACCGTGCACTGGGCCCGGGACGCCGACGAGGCCAACCGGATCGTCCTCGACATCGTGCGGGCCAAGGAGGCCCAGGAGGTCGTCAAGGTCAAGTCGATGGCCACCCAGGAGATCGAGCTCAACGAGCGCCTGGAAGAGGCCGGGATCCACGCGTGGGAGACCGACCTGGCCGAGCTGATCGTCCAGCTCGGGCACGACCGGCCCAGCCACATCCTCGTGCCCGCGATCCACCGCAACCGGGCGGAGATCCGGGAGATCTTCCGCCGCGAGATGGGCTCGGTCGGCCGCCCCGCCCCCGAGGACCTCACCGACGAGCCGGCCCGCCTGGCCGAGGCGGCCCGGCTGCACCTGCGGGAGAAGTTCCTGCGGGCCCGGGTCGCGGTCTCGGGCGCGAACTTCGCCATCGCCGACACCGGCACCCTGGTCGTCGTCGAGTCCGAGGGCAACGGGCGGATGTGCCTCACCCTGCCGGAGACGCTCATCAGCGTCGTCGGGATCGAGAAGGTGCTGCCGTCCTTCGAGGACCTCGGGACCATGCTGCAGCTGCTGCCCCGCTCCTCCACCGGCGAGCGGATGAACCCCTACACCTCGATGTGGACCGGCGTCCATGACGGCGACGGGCCGCAGGAGGTGCACGTCGTCCTGCTGGACAACGGGCGGAGCCACGTCCTCGCCGACGAGCTGGGACGGCAGGCGCTGCGCTGCATCCGCTGCTCGGCCTGCCTCAACGTCTGCCCCGTCTACGAGCGGGCCGGCGGGCACGCCTACGGCTCGGTCTACCCCGGTCCGATCGGCGCGATCCTCAACCCTCAGCTGCGGGGCACAGGCTCGGAGGTCGACAAGTCCCTGCCCTACGCGAGCTCGCTGTGCGGCGCCTGCTTCGAGGCCTGCCCGGTGCGCATCGACATCCCGACCCTGCTGGTGCACCTGCGCACGCAGGTCGTGGACGAGGCCTCGGGCCGGTCCCCCGAGGCCACCTCCATGCGGGCCGCCGCCTGGATGTTCGGCGACCACCGGCGGCTGGAGGCCGCCCAGCGGGCCGCCACGCTCGGCGGCCGGCTGCTGGGCGGCAGGACGCTGCGCTCGGTGCCGGGGCTCGGGGCCTGGACCCAGGCCAGGGACGTCCCGACCCCGCCGAGGGAGACCTTCCGGCAGTGGTGGGCGCGCCGGCGCCAGGACGACCCCGGTGGGGCGCCCGGACCCGTCCGGCAGCAGGACGGGACGAGCACCACGACCCCGGAGGAGGAGACGTGA
- a CDS encoding (Fe-S)-binding protein — translation MTTPAPTVALFATCFNDTMWPEAPQATVMLLERLGCRVVFPREQTCCGQMFTNTGYADEATPLVRRFVDTFERYDHVVAPSGSCVGSVREQHGMLARRAGDAGLAEAAERTATKVRELSEFLVDVLGVTDVGAYFPHRTTYHPTCHSLRMLHVGDKPLQLLRAVRGIDLVELPAASECCGFGGTFAVKNADTSIAMGSDKARHVRETGAEVLVAGDNSCLAHIGGVLGRQRSGVRTLHLAQVLASTEEDPA, via the coding sequence ATGACGACACCCGCACCGACCGTGGCGCTCTTCGCCACGTGCTTCAACGACACGATGTGGCCCGAGGCCCCGCAGGCCACGGTGATGCTCCTCGAGCGGCTGGGGTGCCGGGTCGTCTTCCCCCGTGAGCAGACCTGCTGCGGGCAGATGTTCACCAACACGGGGTATGCCGACGAGGCCACCCCGCTGGTGCGCCGGTTCGTCGACACCTTCGAGCGCTACGACCACGTCGTCGCTCCGTCGGGGTCGTGCGTCGGGTCGGTGCGCGAGCAGCACGGGATGCTCGCCCGCCGGGCCGGGGACGCCGGGCTGGCCGAGGCGGCGGAGCGAACGGCGACGAAAGTGCGGGAGCTGTCCGAGTTCCTCGTCGACGTCCTGGGGGTCACCGACGTCGGTGCCTACTTCCCGCACCGGACCACCTACCACCCCACCTGCCACAGCCTGCGCATGCTGCACGTCGGCGACAAGCCGCTGCAGCTGCTGCGCGCGGTGCGCGGGATCGACCTGGTCGAGCTGCCGGCGGCGAGCGAGTGCTGCGGCTTCGGCGGGACCTTCGCGGTGAAGAACGCCGACACCTCCATCGCGATGGGGTCGGACAAGGCCCGCCACGTCCGGGAGACGGGGGCCGAGGTGCTCGTGGCCGGCGACAACTCCTGCCTCGCCCACATCGGCGGTGTCCTGGGCCGGCAGCGTTCCGGCGTCCGGACGCTCCACCTGGCCCAGGTGCTGGCCTCGACCGAGGAGGACCCCGCATGA